In Malus sylvestris chromosome 2, drMalSylv7.2, whole genome shotgun sequence, the genomic stretch AAaagattgagttcttataaatctaaacaaaagaattgcttgcaatgtagcttggaacttgtgttttcctattctttcgtttcaataaccctatccctaaacctcattacatccaataaaagtcatcttgatttaagttttgcaattatgattgtggagatgagatctttatgcaagcttatggtagaaatttcacatttgattctttgagcaaaacacattaaaactaaacacatgtgtgattgagtgcatatccagtgagaaggtcgctagtttgcatatgatgattttaaaaataaaaacttgaaattgcattagcatggctatctcacacactacacttcaaggatgattcaaagattactgctaatatttgaataaggaagatgaacttggattagtttgtttggtgctagctatggttcttgatgatttgttttctcgaatgaaattctatgagggtcacatagggagaaactaatgtttttcatgttagtactttttcatgttttctttgttttgctcgaggactagcaaaagctaagtatgggggtatttgatcggatcatatttatatatatttttacttcaaattcactcgtcttttcttagttagttccttatatttttgagctatttacgttatttttttgtttataggatttgttatgcaaagaaaataaaaatggcacaagtgaaattttatgtaataaattcgtcaaaactaaCATCTCATTCATCCTTTCGACtaagcaaataaaaaataataataataaatatataagcaGCATGATGTGGCAAGGCCACAAATCAAATGAACCGGATATTTAATATGGAAAAGGGTTAGTGAAATGGGATTAGTAGTGGAATGGTGGGAACTTGCTTTTTGTTAAAAGCAACGGACAAGAGTTGTTGTGGGGGTtgaaaggagaaaagaaagcaGCATTTAAAGAGTATAAAAAATGATCATTCTGCATGTGCTTATTGGAGACTTCTGTTATTCTAACATATATTGAAATTTCTTGTAGggtcaataaaaaataattcaaatgtCTGGGACGTTTATGATACATGGCATTAAGGAAAGAGATATAGAAACGGGCAGACAAAAGGGAGTGGAAGGCAGGTGAGAAGGCTGGCAGCGGGAGGatagaaataaaataagaagggctgcctttggcagcgaaAAAGAGAGGCAGACGGACAGCAGCTGGAAAAGAAGAATCTGCCCTTGGGCAGCGCACAAAATAAGAAGAAGTGAggagctgcctttgcagctagAAAAAGCCTCGGAGGAATAAAAGAAAGGGGATGCTGCTCGGGAGGAGAGGAAACCGAGAGATAGGGAAGAGAGCAGCACTTGCTGCTGTGCAGCGTGGAGGAAAAAGGGGACAGAAACTGCACCTTTGCAGCGCAGTTAGAAGAATAAAACAGAAACTGCACCTTTGCAGCCTTGGCAGCGTGACTGGCAGAACACGGAGagaagctgcctttggcagcatGCAAGTTAGAAGGGAGAGCCAAGAGAGAGAGCAAGAAATAAAAGGAAGACAGACAGAAGCAGCAAGCACCCtcctctctcggttaaatccttctaacttatgttttacttttggtttaattttgataataatgtgtaactaaatttattttggctagaggttaattcaaagccatgattatatttgtaatatgaattgattacatccagttgtgattcataagttgtgaattcaatttatttatccgttcgtataaaaactgatttgtgtatgttggttgagagtgcacgcttaattttcatgcatgaatttgacgctagaacataagggagtttcacctaatcgttatgaacttatattcataagtagtgaaggttgctagtcacaatcacgttaagtaaattcttggcataagtttcatgcaaatcatagtaacgagtgtctcgtcaatgcttatgtttttcatagaacttaatgattcttgcttgtatctctattatgcaactcatgtagggaacttgtagggaatgttttgggttgtcgtatgcaatcatccaacccaataacttgtggaaaaactgagggttaattagtgcaattcacggttaatttggggcgttgagtattcatagcttatcgaaaagcaactggaaatcattttgtatgcaagtataacatgtgtggagaagaaccctctagctagtccgtcacctatcctttcaccttaatttcatgtttttgtcaattctataatttatttaagtttaatttacttttcatcaaaaccaaaacccccattattaaattatattatttagttagttttcattgttgttagtcttttaattcaatttccgtccatttcagttcctaatatccaatttgattgttttcattattttgagtcattctaagtgtgtttcgagttattagagtttttagcctagttttgtgtccttgagtcttgtttaaattaatttagaatagattagcaatccctcctaatccccggcctagaacgataccctacttacatctatactacaattgtcaaaaagagggtttaatttgtgtgtcaagtaattctcgcatcatccACTAACTCCCAGGTTGCATTCTTTTCAATCATGGAGAGCTCATCCTTCATAGCATTCATCCAAGATTCATCCTTAGCTGCATCTTCATATTTCTTTGGTTCTATAATACAAAGATTACACTGAGCAAGAACATCATCCAGCTTTCTCCATTTTAATGGAGTATGATAAAAAAACTAAGTGTCATTCACACCTGCACTTGACTGAGAGTTGATCTGTGTATCATCAATACCACTTGCAGCTTCTTGCAATATTCCAGATGATAAATCACTTGAAACTTGAGGGTCATTTTCTGCATTTTCACTTCTTTGTGTATCAACAGAGTCAAACTCATAAGTAGGCAGTGACATATATCTTTCTGTGCTTCTTTCCCAATCTCAAGCTGAGTTTTCATCGAACACAACATCTCTTGACAGAATCAGTGTCTTAGAGATTGGATCAAATACTCTATAGCCTTTCTCACATTTTGCATATCCAACAAAGACTCCTTTTATACTCTTGGGTTCTAGCTTATGTCTTAGCTCGGATGGAGTATGGACATAACAAACTGAGCCAAAAACCTTCAAATGAGCAATACCTGGTTTCCTTTTGCTGTAAGCTTGGTGTTATACTATCCAGTGATTTGGTAGGGCATCTGTTTAACAAATAGACAGCAGTATGCACAGCTTCTGCCCACATATAGTAAGGCATTCCTTTGTCATGAAGCATAGACTTGGCCATTTCAATCACAgttctgttttttctttcaaccactccattttgttgtggagtgtaaGAGAGAGACAGTTGCCTTTGGATTCCCTCTGTGTCACAGTATTGCTTGAATTCATTTGATAAGAACTCCCCTCCTTTATCACTCCTTACACATTTTACCTTCATTCCATTTTGCAACTCAGTCATGGCCTTGAATTTCTGAAAACAAGTAAAAGCTTCAGATTTGAATCTAAGAAAATACACCCATATCATCTTGGTTGCATCATCTACAAGCAACATAAAGTACTTGTTTCCTCCAGTAGACTCGATTCTCATCGGTCCACACAGATCTACATGAACCAATTCAAGTGGAGCATCAGCTCTTTGTGCTTGACCACTAGGAAACCTTTCTCTGTGTTGCTTACCATATTGACAGCCTTCACACACTTTGTCATACTCATCTAGATATGGTAATCCATGTACCATGTCATTAtccttcaatttcttaattCCACCAAAGTGTAGGTGGCCTAATCTTATGTGCCAAGTTAGAGAACAATGAGCAAAACTGGTCTTCAACACAAGTTGTTTCTCAGGCCGTAGAGATAGAGGATAGCAcctgttttctttcatttttacaCGGATAATTTGACATTTCAGAGAAGGACCATCAAAAACAGTACACATATGTCCACCAAACACAAGATAGTATCCGTGCTCATCCATTTGTCCTACACTCAATAGATTCTCCTTCAAACCAGGTAAGTACATGACTTCTCGAATGTATTTTCTTCCTCTGTTAGTCTCAATTTCCAGTGATCCCATTCCTGCCACATTAACTAACCCTCCTGTTGGCATTTGAACTTTCCCTGCAACATTTGTATTCACATCAACAAGAAGATCAACATTTCCTGTCATATGATTACTGCAGCCACTATCTATGTACCAATCTCCATTAACCTTAGTCTCAGCAACTGCACAGTTTGCATAAAATAAGTTTCCTGTCACTTCCATTTGACTTGCACAGTTTGCCTTTTGAACAACCTTTCCAACAGTACACTCTCTGGCCCAATGACCAAATCTATCACAGTTATGGCACTTGGATTTCCCCTTATATctacattcaccataatgaaactttgaacACACCTTACATTGAGGTTTTACACTCTCTTGACCCATAATCTGTGAGGAAATACTATTCTGTGCAACATTTGTGTATGATTTTTGCTGAAACTTTGGTTTTGAATCCCATTTCTTACCCCTTTGATTCCAATTTTTCTGTGGTTTAAAAGTATTAGACTGAGCATAACTTCGATTCTGCCCTTTTGAACTAACAGTAAGAGAAGAAAATGCTCTCTCAGTTGCATCAGAGGAATGCAAATCAAACATCTGCTCTTGACTCTTCAATATAGCTAGTACCTCTTGCAGTTCAACAGATTCTAAACATTTGGTGTTTTCTATCACTAAGCATATAGGATCATATATCTTAGTGAGACTGATTAACACCTTCTGAACTAATCTCTCATTTGACAGAGTTTCACCAAACGTCTTCATTTGATTAATCAGATCATTTAAATGAGTAAGATACCCAGTCAAAGATTCATCATCACGCATTCTAGTGTATTCAAATTCTCGTTTAAGATTCTGGAGTTTCACAGATCTTACCTGATCCCCACCGTGATATTCGCCATATAACAGATCCCATGCCATTTTTGATGAGTCTGCATTTGCGATTCGAGGGAAAATCTGATCAGAGACTGCGTTTTGAATGATTCCAAGTGCTTTTGCATCTTTCATGAAGGTTGCAACCATTTTCTCATCATCGTCAGCATCAACATCTGTATCTTCATCAGTCttagctttcttcttcttcgaatcagAAACCGAAATCCCTTTTTCCACCAGATTCCACAGTCCATATGACTTGAAAATGGTAACCATTTTGATTCTCcagaactcgtagttctcaccggAGAAGATCGGGGTCCTCACTTCAGCACTCCCAAATCCAGCCATCGTGAGCTTGTGTGAATCCAGAAACACGTGGTTCTTAGCTCACAAACAAACTCCGGCAAACTTCACCGAGTCCAGAAACGGTGATGTTTGAGCTCACAGAAACACGCCCAGATCTAATCGAAACCTGGCTCTGAGGCTATGTTAGTGTAACTTGATTCCACTGGGTTTATTTTCAGAATGCTGAACATAAGCAAAAGCAAAGATAGAAGTTGAACCGAAaagtttttctttcttgttctcTCTGCTGCAAAAGTATTGCAGAGGAATATTTGTACTGCACAGAAAAATGCGCACTAACACTGCTTTACATTTAACTGATGGCCTTAGCTTTAGGACCACACAAAACACTACTTTTAATCTTAGTCACTCATCAACCTAATTACATGGATCAAACACCACATGGCACTCACTCATGGCCTTACATCATTTAACCTTACACTTGGCAGATATGCTCAAGTGAATACACACATTAAAACTCATCTTATTTCTAATACTCAATCAGCTAgagacttataattcaacatTTTGAACCAtcgaattttaattattatgttATCATCAACGGAACAGAAGGCTCTAGACTATGTACTTACAGGAGACACTATGTATGGCCTTGTACGAACTTGGAGGCAGCTCATGTGGAGCTCAAGTTAGTGGATTTAGAAAAGAAGCAGGGAGGTATTTGTAATGTTGAATTTGTTTTCCGCAAGGGCGCACGCATTAAAAGTTGCGGGGTGCACCCACTATTGCGCAAAGAAGACGAATGGCTTCCCTTGTCTTTGGGACCAACAAGTAGTCCTGGGAAGAGGCCTTGTCCACTTGGATCCTCAGATACCGTCCACGAGGAATATGATCGGCAACGACAATGGCTTTCCTTATCTTCGAACCCGGCGGATGATCATCCGAAACGCAGGTAGATTGATCTTAATGTTCCTTTTGATATTGAGGAGGAACAAGAGCAACCATCCACTTCAGATGATTCAcaattttttcttcattaggaGTTTGGGTACGTATATTTCAGTTTTAGTAtaactaaataattttttttatttttttgtattgtaAATTTGTGACACCTTTTtagattaatataataaaattaattaatttaaattaaatacataaaaaaaaattggataaattacattttaccttcTCAACTTTGGGTTGCATAACAATCTCATATATCATCTTTTAAATATTGCTATATTATACATCAATTCATAAATTCGTTGCAATATCATACATCCGTcaacatttttgttaatttttatgttaaataCTGATGTGGCAAACACAGGTCCGCTCCCTTACCTAACTaggttataaaattaatttaatattgacAATTAAAGAATTTTTAGTTCTaagttaaattaaaattaacaaataaattgaTGGATATTTTAACGAGGTTTAAGATTTCAACAAATTTGTAAGTTTACTTAagacattgcaatgtttaaaagaTAAGGTATAACTTTGTTATAAGACTCAAAGTTAAGGTGGTAAcatgtaatttacccaagaaTTTAAACAGTTTTCAATCTACAGAAACAAAGATTTCATATCTGTAGGTAGCTACTGGCTAATTATTAGAAAAACAGAAACCACATTTGTATCCTAAAGTACATTTGACTGTGAGTAGAAACTATATTTGTATCCTAAAGTACAAATGTAGAAAACATGGCCATAATTTCACAGGTCTCTGTCCCTATATATTTATTCCTTGCAGATTCTGGGATGGAATTTGGGTCAAAATTGCAGCCTACTGTGTCTTGATAcatttttggttttggataAATACTCTGTTTCCTGCCTTTTGCCATTTATGGGTCCTTTATTTTCTCTGTTGCTGCTGGGACAGAGTCCATTAGATTtgccccttttttttctttgcttccACAAGCGGGTTGCAGGAGGCTAAAAAAGGGGCTTTGAAATTTATAGGGCCCGTTTATTCCATGCTATTGACATTTGGCTTCTATGATCCACAggcagtggcggatccacagtggggtcaTTGGGGTCGCGCGACCCCTTGGAAGCAACCTTAGAGACCCCTTGGACTGGTGGTGCGACCCCATTCGCTGCACACCAACTGTTCGACGAAAGGTCGTCGGTCTGGGCAGGTTGGATGAAGAAGACGAAGGCGCTGTGGCGCcagtttgtttttaaaaaaaacctgggcaaaacgacgtcgttttggcctaggaaatttttttaaatgacctggccaaaacgacgtcgttttgggccaggtttaaacaaaaaaaaaatgcccagCGTGTCCTGGGCAGGtctgaacaaaaacaaaaataccaaGCGTGTCCTTTCAGCCTTATTTTGCACAGAGCCTTATTTTTGTGCCTTTTCTAGTGAACCGAAAGGCTctgctttttattttattttttcattgttCTTTGCAGATGTAGAGCTGGAATGTAGGATTTTGAACAAGGATTTTGGAGTAGCTAGTCGCGCTATCCTACCAAGACCCGATGAAATGACGATATGCATGCcgtttctgttaaaaaaaattttcGCGCTGCGCGCGCTATCCTTAATGACCCCCCAaacattatttcctggatccgccactgtcCACAGGTGAGTTGGCTTCGCTAGTTGAGGGTCTTCGCACAGGCTAGGAAACGTCATTGGAAGAGTTCATCATTAGTCCCCCCAATGTGCTTACTGAAAATCGGGGAAATCAAATACGGCTTATCATACATCGCCAAACCTGCAACTGGACAGAGTTTTATATCTCACCACAGGAGCGCGTTGAACCAAAGCATACCTCTCGTTGATCCTCTGGTCACTCTCTTTGGCAGTGTCCACGAGAAGATGTCCGAAAGAGGAAGCAAAGGCAGCATGCTTTATCCAAATCTTGGAAGCATTTTGAATGCAGGGGAGTATCATAATAAAAACGCACATTGGGACATAGAGAGCCAGACAGATGGTGAGGATCACGAATCTGAAGCATCCGGGGCTTATTGTGATGAAAGCTTGAGAAGTCCACTAATCTCGTGCCAAACAACAAGCATGGGAACGCCTAGGTCTGGCGGCAGTGCTTTAGGTGTGAGATGCAATACAATCTTGATGAAAGGAAATGTACAAGCTAGCGAGGCTATCAGTAGTAGTATGGACACTGGTGGAGGTTGGCAGCTGGCATATATATATTCTGACCGAGCAGGCGAAGAcgggaagaaggaaggaggagttCAAAGAGTGTATTTGCATCAGGATAGTGCACTTTGGTGTCAGCCTGCGTCGGTTGTTTCAATTTCTGGTGTAAGACAAGAAAGGAAGCTCATTCATGCTGGTCTGGTTAGTCAGCCTGATGTTTCAGAAACTTTCTTGTTTGTCAACCTTCTATGTTGTCGGGTGCATCGATTCTTGGATATTTGTTTACTTGAAGGTGCCTGAAACTAAGGGCATGCCTCTTGAAGTCATCTCTGAGTTCTTTGCGGCAGGTGTAAACCCAGCTGCTGCTGATGCATCTGCGGATTCCAATGAAAAGTGATTTGATTGTTTAGAGGGTTTGAAATTTGGTTTTATTTTAGACTGGGATTGTGAGGACAGGACTTGAGTTGGAGAAGTGCTTATGACTAGATTGCTTTTTTTGAAAGTGTATTTCTAATCATCACTGTCCCTCCCTTAATGCTGCACAAGTATATTTGATACCATGCTTCCTAATCATAGACTCATAAGGTAACATGTTTTGTTCTACTATTTGCACTTATAAATTTGAGAAATCCCTAAGCTAATCCCAAATACTGATTGAAGTTTAAAACAGTCTACTTAACCACCCTTGTAGTTCCAAATGATTTTTGTCAATGTATTTGGTGGCTACACTTATATTTTCCTATCTATTTAATTTTAAGCAGATATATATTGTTGCACACGCTCTTTCTTATTATTGTGATCATATACCAAATAACTCAATATAGATCACCAAAATTCTTACTGAagtatggtttaattttttgttagatATGAAACTGATCAAAATCAAATTGCACATGCGtgacattttatttaaaaaatcttGTGTCTAACATTAATTTGATTTACATACTGTCCTATAAGATCTTATTTAGTATATGACTcgctaattttttttacaaaagagAAATTCACTAATTTTACAACGAccaatatatatgtatttgagTTTGAATTTTCATTCCCGTAATGtagattatttttttaagttaaaaaagAAACTGTTTTTAACTGCAGCCTAAGCCGAGCCCAGTTGCCGTGTAGCACTAGCAATAGGAAAGTCTGCTGAGAAAAGTCAGTCATCGTCTGCACTAATTTGAGTTagaggaattagggttttagatTTGCAAAGATCCAAACTTTATCATTCTCTCCGAAAGTAATCAGAGAAATGGAAAGTCAATCGAAGGACGGAGACTCGCTGGAGAAGCGGCCCGGCATCTTCTTCCTCGGCTCCCCCGGCGTCGGCAACCGCTCTCTCATTACGCGTAAGCTCTCTCTCCTTTGAACGATACTAAGCATGATCTGTTGACTTGGTGGATCACTGGGTTTGGATTTTGGCGATGCTTCTGATTCTTCATCGTCATCTCAGCCGGTAGTTAATGGGTTTGGATTTTAGGAATTTTGGGTACAAAGAATACAACTTTTAGGAATTTTGGGAACAAAGAATTcgttttgaattcttttgaaatgtgaattttgatgatttttgtgttaaaaaaaataggtGGAATATCCCTACAAAGTACTACACAGCTGACGTTTCGGTATGGATGGCTCATCTCTATGACGAATTTTCGATTGAGTCCCTCCCAATATTTGACCAGTTGGCTGCCTTGATTTTGGTTTTCGACACAACTGAGGTTTTCGACACAACTGAGGTTCCGGTCTCTTGCCACTCACTCTTTGTCACTTTGTTTACTTATTTAGCATGATTTTCGATGTGTCTTGTATCAATTTGCTCGCGTTATGCTGCAGTTGTCGTCTCTGTCTGCGCTTCAGAAATGGGTATCTGGAACTGATCTTCAAAAGTTCGATATACTAGTGTGCATAGGGAATAAGGTTGATCTTGTTCCGGGTCACCCGGTTCATACCGAATGTAGAAGACGACTGCAGAAGCTTGGAGACCCGTTTGCTGATGATGGTCCAGGGTTTACTGTGTATGGAATCACCGAGGCTGAAGGAAGCAGTTTATTGGGGGATGACGAGTCATCATAGGAGGCCAGAGACACATGTTTGGAATGGTGCACTGAGCATAACATTGAGTTCGTCGAAGCTTATGCTGATTTTACCAAATGTAAGGCAGCCCTTCTTTCTGACTCGTATTTTATGGCAAGTTTTATACGAAAGTGAAAGTTTGAAGCCGGATGAGATGTCAAGTTGTTACTAGGCAGCAGTTTAGGAGTGGTTAGGGGAATGTGGTTTAGCCAATTACATAAAAACGTGgtcgtcacaactaaaaatttcttggGAATGTGGGAGAATAATAGGGTTTGGCCAATTAGGCGTTTGACTGATATATGTACCAAGAGTGGCTTGAGCGGCGGATCAACTTAATCAATTGGCATAACCACATAAGCAGCACATAGGATAAACTCAATTGAACGAGTTGGTGCTCAGGCTCTTTTGTTCatgaagaaatttttcattattgTGCCTGGAACAAAGGTGGGATAccacatgttattatataagtggagaggaaagttttatttgtcaagttttttttatttttttttaacacaaatATCTCACCACTTAtttagtgacacgtggtgtatcacCATGTGTTCTAGgtatactgaaaaatctctccactcTATCTCTGTCACATCATagtttaactttaatttttatgCTAACATtacaaaacattattttaaaagtatgaAGTGACAAAGATTCTATGGAGACTAGGAATGTAAGTTGCTttttaagattttttatttCACCAATGTGATATTTTGGTTAGGTAAGTAATCGAAAGTGAACGTTCTTAGTTATCTGAAAACATTTTTCTGATAGTTTTAGAAGCAGCCCAATTGACCGGTTCGATATTTAGGTTAGGAGGTAAATGATTATGTAAAAGCGTCATATTCAAAATCTAAAGCACTTATAAACTATCATGAAGTAAACGTTCTTGATAATCTAAAGCACTTACaaattattaagaaaaggataTTCTTAGTTGTCTGAAAACATTTTTTCTCAATAATTTTTAGATGCAATTTCGTAGTGTTCTTTGAAGGCACTCCAACTTGCAAAGAGTGCTCAACAAAGTtcaacaaaagaagaaacaaaatcaattaaaaatctcAACTCACAAGTGAGAGCAA encodes the following:
- the LOC126608848 gene encoding monosaccharide-sensing protein 2-like yields the protein MCLLKIGEIKYGLSYIAKPATGQSFISHHRSALNQSIPLVDPLVTLFGSVHEKMSERGSKGSMLYPNLGSILNAGEYHNKNAHWDIESQTDGEDHESEASGAYCDESLRSPLISCQTTSMGTPRSGGSALGVRCNTILMKGNVQASEAISSSMDTGGGWQLAYIYSDRAGEDGKKEGGVQRVYLHQDSALWCQPASVVSISGVRQERKLIHAGLVSQPDVSETFLFVNLLCCRVHRFLDICLLEGA